In Deinococcus psychrotolerans, the genomic window GACACGCTCAACGAACAGGCGGCGGACGATTACCGCGCCGCCGTGCGTGTCCTCTACGGTGTGACAGACGGCTTTGTCATCAATGTCAGCAGTCCCAACACACCGGGCCTGCGGGCCCTGCAACACGCCAGCGAGCTTCACACTTTGGTGTCGGCGGTGCTGGACATGGCCGAGGAGCAGCGTCTCAAAACCTTAAAACCCAAGTTGCCTATTTTGGTCAAGTTGTCCCCCGATTTGGATGAGCGCGACTTTGAAGCCAGTGTGGACGCCGTAGCGCGGGCGGGAGCCTCGGGCCTGATCCTCTCCAACACCACCCTGAGCCGTGAGGGACTGAACCATTCCAGCAAAAGCGAAAGCGGCGGCCTGAGCGGCAAACCGCTGACCCGGCGCAGCACCGAACTCGTCAAACAGGCTTACCGCCAAACGGGTGGAACTTTGCCGATTGTCGGCGTGGGCGGCGTGTTCACGGCTGAGGATGCCTACGCCAAAATCCGTGCTGGAGCCAGCTTGGTAGAGGTTTACACCGCCCTGATCTACGAAGGGCCAGCACTGCCCAGCCGCCTGAATGCTGGGTTGCTGGAGCTGCTGCGCCGCGACGGCTTGACGCATATCAGCGAAGCGGTGGGAGTGGACGCCTAGGAGAGGTGGGGAGTGGGCTGGAATTACTGGCCGCCTTCATTAATGGGCCGCTCAGCGCACCTTCACTCCTTTCGTCGCTGGCTGCTTGCTCAGCCACGCCACGAACCTTTGCACGCTTTCCTGTTCCAGCAGGGCGTCTACTGAGTTGAGTTCTCCGGCCAGCTCGGCGTTGC contains:
- a CDS encoding quinone-dependent dihydroorotate dehydrogenase is translated as MYARLKPLLFQLDAEQAHHLTMTACAVAGHVPALPTLLGALTRPVAGQLSQNLWGLPFASPIGLAAGLDKNAEAVGVFSNLGFGFLEVGTVTPRPQTGNKQPRLFRLPSDEALINRMGFNNLGLEMLERRLRGRHAVPIWANIGKNKDTLNEQAADDYRAAVRVLYGVTDGFVINVSSPNTPGLRALQHASELHTLVSAVLDMAEEQRLKTLKPKLPILVKLSPDLDERDFEASVDAVARAGASGLILSNTTLSREGLNHSSKSESGGLSGKPLTRRSTELVKQAYRQTGGTLPIVGVGGVFTAEDAYAKIRAGASLVEVYTALIYEGPALPSRLNAGLLELLRRDGLTHISEAVGVDA